The genomic interval AACGATCAGGACATGCGATGCGGAAGTAAGAAAGATGGCTGAGACTATAGATGAGGGCAATAAAGATCACATAGATCCTAGAATGAAACGGTTTATCCCGGAATTCATGAAGAACAGAAAGAACATGAAATTCAACATCAGGAACGAGATGGAGGTCATTGCAAACAACCTTGAATATCTGAAGCACACATTCAACTGTGATATTGATCTGGGCGAAAGTGACCCATTTGAGGACAAACATATAGGTTGGCCTGGAAGACCGTATATTCACATCTTGCAGAACCCATAAACTCTTTATTAATCAAAACTATGCAAAGGCATGCCTGATAACAGATACAGTGTCGACAATGGTGAAATGCAGGACCTGATTTCCTATTCAAGAGAACTTGGCAGAAACCCGGATCTTGTCCTGCATGGTGGTGGAAATACTTCCATAAAGCACAAAGAGCTTGATCATACGGGTAAATTAATAGACGCTCTGAGAGTTAAGGGAAGCGGATCTAATCTAGCGGATATAAGCGAGAAGGGATTCACCGGGTTACGACTTGATGATATGCTTTCAGCATCGCGTATCCAATCTATGTCCGATCTGGAAATGATATCGTACATGAAAAAGAGCATGATCGATCCCTCGGAACCTTCTCCGAGCGTTGAATCGTTTCTTCATGCCTTTCTGCCTTTCAAGTTTGTCATGCATTCTCATGCCGACGCCATTCTTTCGATAACAAACACAACCCTGAAAGCCAAAGAAATTGAGGCCATATTCCCAGATACTATAGTCGTCGGATATATTCCACCAGGATTTTCACTTGCAAAAGCGCTCCATGCTAAAGTTGACAAGCTATCTGAGAACATTAACGGCATTATTCTATCAAAACATGGACTGTTTACGTTCTCCGATGATCCAAAACGATGTTATGAAAAGCATCTTTCGGTTGTTTCCCAGGCTGAAAAATTTCTAAAGTCAAAAGGAGCAGACGATATTCTCCAGAAAAAATTTGAAGCCGTTGAGGCAGCGTCCGTGTATGGTATGATGCCACAGATCAGGGGCGCGCTCTCCAGATTGAACCACAAGGTACTAAGGATAGACAGCGAGGGTGTCGGAAAGAAGATTGCACTGTCTTCCGAAGCAGAGGAAATGAAAAATGTAGGTGTTGCAACGCCTGATATGCTTATACGCACAAAGTACACCTATCTTTATTCAGAAAAGCCAGAGAATATACTTGGAGACATAGAAAGTTTCAGAAAAAACTACGAGGATGAGTATAAGAAATATGTCAAAGGCTATAAAATGCATGATCCATATCCCGCAGCTATAATCGTCAGAGGTTTCGGAATAATAACCGCAGGATCAAACGACAAGGAGGCTGGCATTATTATGGATCAGATAGTTCATAGCGTTAAGGTTGACGCCATGGCGAGTCATGTAGCGAAGAATGAGTTTCTGGAAAAAGAAGATGCATACAATATGGAGTACTGGTCCCTGGAAGAGGCGAAGATCAAGAAACCAAAGAAGCTTGAAGGAAAGATTTCTATCGTGACAGGGGCAGCCAGCGGGATAGGGCTTGTTGCATGTGAGAAACTTTCAGAACAGGGAAGCATCGTTATCGCCTGCGACTTAGACAGCAGCGTGGATCAGGTTAGCGAGGAGATAAACAAAAAGAAAGGGGGCCTCGTTGTTCCAAGAAGAATCGATGTATCAGACGAGCATCAAATCATTGAAACATTTGAATATATCAAGAAAAGATTTGGCGGTGTAGATGTATTGTTCAACAATGCTGGAGTACTCAAGAGCGAGCCGATCGAGGAAATAACTTCAGATACACTTGATCTCCATTACAGGGTGAATGCGAGGGGAACATTTCTCATGACTCGAGAGACGTTCAAGATCATGAAATCACAAGGTAACGGCGGGAATATCGTCTTCAATGTGTCCAAAAACCTGACAAATCCGGGCCCAGGAATGCTTTCATATGGTACAACAAAAGCATTTGCTGCCTATATATCCCATTACGTTTCCAAGGAGGGTGGAAAGTATGGTATCAGAGCGAACATTATCAATCCAGACAAGGTCTTTCGTGGATCAAAGATCTGGGAGGGTGGTGTTCTTGAAGCCAGAGCAAAAGCAAAAGGACAGACTGTGGAACAATATAAAACGCAGAATCTCTTGGGGAGAGAGGTACTGCCAGATCATGTCGCAAATGTTCTTCTCGCGCTTCTCGACGAAGATACATTCGGAGTCACAACTGATGCCATGATACCGGTTGATGGCGGAGTAATATAGTTTGGTAGAGAGATAGAGTTTAGTAAATTATGGCCTCCGTCCTGATAAAATTTGGTTACATTGGATGGCTTTATACCGGCTTCCAGAAAGGAAATGGGAGTTTGAGTATCGAGGACACGATCCTTAAAGTGCTCATCGATCAGCGGATTTCAGATAAACTGAGTTCGGCTGCAAGAACAGATCGTGGTGTATCGGCTCTTGGCAATGTTATCAAGATAGATGCAGAGGAAAAACCGGAAAAAATTCTAGGCATCCTCAATCATAGGATTGATGGGATGCTTTTCCACTCTTGGGCAGAAGCTGAAGAGGATACGAATCCAAGGCATTGTGATTTCAAGACTTATAGATATATTCTTCCAAGAAGCATGATCTCTGGGAACGAGGAAAACTTCGAAAGGATCATGCTGGAGTTTGTTGGTACACATGACTTCAGATATTTTTGCAAAAGGGATACAAGAAACACCATAAGGACCGTGAATTCCATCAAGTTTCACAAGGGGAGGAGGTTTTTAGCCATTGACATAGCAGGAAAGAGTTTCCTATGGAATCAGATAAGGATAATGATTGCCTATGCCTTAAAAAACTCAACAGACAGCAATAACGTCGACCCGTTCGAACTGGATTCCAGATTCCCTGCTATATCGAACCCTGATTCCCTCGTTCTCCTGGACGTGTTCTATAAAGATAGAACCTTCAAGAGCTGTTTGAACAGGTCAAAAATAGAGACGTTCGAACACATGATCAATGAATTGTCGATGCGTGCCCAGATATTTGAACAATTTAACTCAATTTTGAAACAGATGAAATAAATAGTTCCCAATGGATAAGCGATAGATTTGGATTACCGGATTCAAACATCATCCATAAACGCGTCAAGGGCCCTTTATGCCCTTAACTGGTTCAACATAGCCCCGGGGCTCTCTTACATTGCACATGATTTCAACATTGAAATTGTACAGCTCGGCGCGATGACAACAGCCTTCTATGTTGGCCTTGCTGTTTTTCAGATGGCTGGAGGGCTTCTGGCTTCCAAGATAGGAAACCGCAATACTGCAATTTTTGGGATAATGGTACTTGGGGCAGCTGTGATATTTACCGGTTTATCCCAGAATCTCGTAGAGCTTATTTCCTCGCGGTTTTTCGCCGGACTCGGGTCTGCGTTCTTTTTCTCCCCTGCGCTTGGCCTTGTCTCCGAGATTGTTCCGCAAGAAAAGTATGCATTTCACGTTGGTCTGTTTAATGGTAGCTTCAACCTCGGCGGTGGAATTGGCGTAATAGGATGGTCCTTTCTGGATAGCGCATACGGGTGGCGTTCTCCTCTGATCATGGCTGGCGCTCTGCTTATTGCTGTTGCAATAGAAAACTGGTTCGTACTAAGGGGGGTGAATCCATTAAGCTCCAGCATGAATATAGGCAGGAGAGCATGGAAGGTTTTCAAAAACAGGGAGATATGGATATTTTCAATAGTCGCTATCTCCGCAATCCTATCCGAGACCATCATAGGGAACCTTTTTGTTTATTACGCTGAAAAATACCTGCA from Thermoplasmatales archaeon carries:
- a CDS encoding SDR family NAD(P)-dependent oxidoreductase, coding for MPDNRYSVDNGEMQDLISYSRELGRNPDLVLHGGGNTSIKHKELDHTGKLIDALRVKGSGSNLADISEKGFTGLRLDDMLSASRIQSMSDLEMISYMKKSMIDPSEPSPSVESFLHAFLPFKFVMHSHADAILSITNTTLKAKEIEAIFPDTIVVGYIPPGFSLAKALHAKVDKLSENINGIILSKHGLFTFSDDPKRCYEKHLSVVSQAEKFLKSKGADDILQKKFEAVEAASVYGMMPQIRGALSRLNHKVLRIDSEGVGKKIALSSEAEEMKNVGVATPDMLIRTKYTYLYSEKPENILGDIESFRKNYEDEYKKYVKGYKMHDPYPAAIIVRGFGIITAGSNDKEAGIIMDQIVHSVKVDAMASHVAKNEFLEKEDAYNMEYWSLEEAKIKKPKKLEGKISIVTGAASGIGLVACEKLSEQGSIVIACDLDSSVDQVSEEINKKKGGLVVPRRIDVSDEHQIIETFEYIKKRFGGVDVLFNNAGVLKSEPIEEITSDTLDLHYRVNARGTFLMTRETFKIMKSQGNGGNIVFNVSKNLTNPGPGMLSYGTTKAFAAYISHYVSKEGGKYGIRANIINPDKVFRGSKIWEGGVLEARAKAKGQTVEQYKTQNLLGREVLPDHVANVLLALLDEDTFGVTTDAMIPVDGGVI
- a CDS encoding MFS transporter, with translation MDYRIQTSSINASRALYALNWFNIAPGLSYIAHDFNIEIVQLGAMTTAFYVGLAVFQMAGGLLASKIGNRNTAIFGIMVLGAAVIFTGLSQNLVELISSRFFAGLGSAFFFSPALGLVSEIVPQEKYAFHVGLFNGSFNLGGGIGVIGWSFLDSAYGWRSPLIMAGALLIAVAIENWFVLRGVNPLSSSMNIGRRAWKVFKNREIWIFSIVAISAILSETIIGNLFVYYAEKYLHYGSPEASSLGSIFLLIGFVGGILGGYVFGKTKRKFISFLIVSIIVAVMTAMIPLSGSYYYLLALMILLGIFTVNGFSMLYSLIVLRTTDRGMVSFSLSIVNFIQNIIGSTTPFFFGILSHYYGYPISWETIGIIGIFCTFLIIPVRREFWKERRNSEIATQ